Proteins from one Clostridium cellulovorans 743B genomic window:
- a CDS encoding EFR1 family ferrodoxin (N-terminal region resembles flavodoxins. C-terminal ferrodoxin region binds two 4Fe-4S clusters.), protein MKIFYFSSTGNSLYVSKFLKENFDNCEIISMSGKFSKDEEFEVNDDVIGFVYPVHYAGMAIVAEEFVSKLKIRKDAYVFAIGVTGGGNADVSFYQLNKLLEGKNKISNYCTVKYISNYLRMGRNPSGERAKSSIEANKNILQDFVQSIKKKHIKEFKAKKSFGMLEVNLVKKYFKNRDKNFNVNDSCVGCNMCKKVCPIENIEMEDKKPVWKGKCVDCMACINICPQNAINIGTKTIKKNRYLNPYIKREELIK, encoded by the coding sequence ATGAAGATATTTTATTTTAGTTCAACAGGGAATTCTTTATATGTTTCAAAGTTTTTAAAGGAGAATTTTGATAACTGTGAAATCATTTCAATGAGTGGCAAATTTTCAAAGGATGAAGAATTTGAGGTTAATGATGATGTCATTGGATTTGTATATCCTGTTCATTATGCAGGAATGGCAATAGTCGCAGAGGAATTTGTTTCTAAACTAAAGATAAGAAAAGATGCTTATGTTTTTGCTATTGGAGTAACAGGTGGTGGGAATGCAGATGTTAGTTTTTATCAGCTTAATAAGCTTTTAGAAGGTAAAAATAAAATAAGCAATTATTGTACGGTAAAATATATATCTAATTATTTGAGGATGGGAAGAAATCCCTCAGGAGAAAGAGCTAAAAGTTCTATAGAGGCGAACAAAAATATATTACAAGATTTTGTACAATCAATTAAGAAGAAACATATTAAGGAATTTAAGGCAAAGAAATCATTTGGAATGTTAGAAGTTAACTTAGTAAAAAAATACTTTAAAAATAGGGACAAGAACTTTAATGTTAATGACAGTTGTGTAGGATGTAATATGTGTAAAAAAGTTTGTCCTATAGAAAATATTGAAATGGAAGATAAAAAACCAGTATGGAAGGGTAAATGTGTAGATTGCATGGCGTGTATAAATATATGTCCACAAAATGCCATTAACATAGGGACAAAGACTATTAAGAAGAATCGATATTTAAATCCTTATATAAAAAGGGAAGAACTAATAAAATAA